The following are from one region of the Hippocampus zosterae strain Florida chromosome 9, ASM2543408v3, whole genome shotgun sequence genome:
- the LOC127607773 gene encoding uncharacterized protein LOC127607773 isoform X5, giving the protein MGKIKTTVYSISLMMMMMMMITETSVSSSKNEVADMFATAAPYNLNGKMFTLSSNGRRQAGVSFYPPYFTFHKNKVWADPTRVYPHGAYRSWAYRSRAYPTRAYRSWDSPTRPYRSWAYWTRANRSWPDPTRAYPTRAYRSWDSPTRPYRSWAYRTRANRSWPDPTRAYPTRAYPTRAYPTRAYPTRAYPTRAYPTSAYPSWTTEAPTKGVTVCLRYLLDSQTSSRDIFTLSPTSRAPLTLSSSYDGSDLMILSSVYWSMRLKANVRIWAGIRDDLWTRLCLTVDTVRGVVQVFSGSYMSIRKMAPSKYVWSGEPVIAMSGVDGQVTDVQIWDYPLSYNDIFNYMTPHNYGWPRGSVLTWSDIRYTATGRVLLEDVYEQRQAAKTRKKKKAARKSKKE; this is encoded by the exons AtgggcaaaataaaaacaactgttTATTCCATCagcctgatgatgatgatgatgatgatgatcaccgAAACATCCGTCAGTTCCAGCAAAAATGAAGTCGCGGACATGTTTGCAACAG CTGCACCATACAACTTAAACGGAAAGATGTTCACGTTGTCTTCTAATGGTCGAAGACAAGCAGGAGTGTCTTTCTACCCGCCTTACTTCACTTTCCACAAGAACAAAGTTTGGGCCGACCCGACCAGGGTTTACCCACATGGAGCTTATCGCTCCTGGGCCTATCGATC CAGGGCCTACCCAACCAGGGCCTATCGATCCTGGGATAGCCCAACCAGGCCATATCGCTCCTGGGCCTACTGGACTCGGGCCAATCGTTCCTGGCCAGACCCAACCAGGGCCTACCCAACCAGGGCCTATCGATCCTGGGATAGCCCAACCAGGCCATATCGCTCCTGGGCCTACCGTACTCGGGCCAATCGTTCCTGGCCAGACCCAACCAGGGCTTACCCAACCAGGGCTTACCCAACCAGGGCCTACCCAACCAGGGCTTACCCAACCAGGGCCTACCCAACCAGGGCCTACCCAACCAGCGCCTACCCTAGCTGGACTACAGAAGCCCCCACTAAAG GTGTGACAGTGTGTCTGCGCTACTTGTTGGACAGCCAGACTTCATCCCGCGACATCTTCACCCTCAGCCCGACCAGCCGAGCCCCTTTGACACTGTCCTCAAGCTATGACGGCAGCGACCTGATGATCTTGAGCTCCGTATACTGGAGCATGAGGCTCAAGGCCAACGTGAGGATCTGGGCCGGAATCAGGGACGACCTGTGGACCAGACTGTGCCTCACCGTGGACACTGTCAGGGGAGTCGTGCAGGTCTTCAGCGGATCCTACATGAGCATCAGGAAGATGGCACCTAGCAAG tatGTGTGGTCAGGTGAGCCTGTGATCGCCATGTCGGGAGTGGACGGTCAGGTGACGGATGTGCAGATTTGGGACTACCCGCTTTCATACAATGACATCTTCAATTACATGACCCCACACAACTACGG CTGGCCCAGAGGCTCTGTGCTGACGTGGTCCGACATTCGGTATACGGCGACAGGGCGCGTCCTGCTGGAGGACGTCTACGAGCAAAGGCAGGCGGCAAAGACCCGCAAGAAGAAAAAGGCAGCGCGGAAGAGCAAAAAGGAATGA
- the LOC127607773 gene encoding uncharacterized protein LOC127607773 isoform X3 codes for MGKIKTTVYSISLMMMMMMMITETSVSSSKNEVADMFATAAPYNLNGKMFTLSSNGRRQAGVSFYPPYFTFHKNKVWADPTRVYPHGAYRSWAYRSWDGPTRPYRSWAYWTRANRSWPDPTRAYPTRAYRSWDSPTRPYRSWAYRTRANRSWPDPTRAYPTRAYPNSAYPTRAYPTRAYPTRAYRSWDSPTRPYRSWAYWTRANRSWPDPTRAYPTRAYRSRAYPTRAYPTRAYPTRAYPTRAYPTSAYPSWTTEAPTKGVTVCLRYLLDSQTSSRDIFTLSPTSRAPLTLSSSYDGSDLMILSSVYWSMRLKANVRIWAGIRDDLWTRLCLTVDTVRGVVQVFSGSYMSIRKMAPSKYVWSGEPVIAMSGVDGQVTDVQIWDYPLSYNDIFNYMTPHNYGWPRGSVLTWSDIRYTATGRVLLEDVYEQRQAAKTRKKKKAARKSKKE; via the exons AtgggcaaaataaaaacaactgttTATTCCATCagcctgatgatgatgatgatgatgatgatcaccgAAACATCCGTCAGTTCCAGCAAAAATGAAGTCGCGGACATGTTTGCAACAG CTGCACCATACAACTTAAACGGAAAGATGTTCACGTTGTCTTCTAATGGTCGAAGACAAGCAGGAGTGTCTTTCTACCCGCCTTACTTCACTTTCCACAAGAACAAAGTTTGGGCCGACCCGACCAGGGTTTACCCACATGGAGCTTATCGCTCCTGGGCCTATCGATCCTGGGATGGCCCAACCAGACCATATCGCTCCTGGGCCTACTGGACTCGGGCCAATCGTTCCTGGCCAGACCCAACCAGGGCCTACCCAACCAGGGC CTATCGATCCTGGGATAGCCCAACCAGGCCATATCGCTCCTGGGCCTACCGGACTCGGGCCAATCGTTCCTGGCCAGACCCAACCAGGGCATACCCAACCAGGGCCTACCCAAACAGCGCCTACCCAACCAGGGCCTACCCAACCAGGGCCTACCCAACCAGGGCCTATCGATCCTGGGATAGCCCAACCAGGCCATATCGCTCCTGGGCCTACTGGACTCGGGCCAATCGTTCCTGGCCAGACCCAACCAGGGCCTACCCAACCAGGGCCTATCGATC CAGGGCTTACCCAACCAGGGCCTACCCAACCAGGGCTTACCCAACCAGGGCCTACCCAACCAGGGCCTACCCAACCAGCGCCTACCCTAGCTGGACTACAGAAGCCCCCACTAAAG GTGTGACAGTGTGTCTGCGCTACTTGTTGGACAGCCAGACTTCATCCCGCGACATCTTCACCCTCAGCCCGACCAGCCGAGCCCCTTTGACACTGTCCTCAAGCTATGACGGCAGCGACCTGATGATCTTGAGCTCCGTATACTGGAGCATGAGGCTCAAGGCCAACGTGAGGATCTGGGCCGGAATCAGGGACGACCTGTGGACCAGACTGTGCCTCACCGTGGACACTGTCAGGGGAGTCGTGCAGGTCTTCAGCGGATCCTACATGAGCATCAGGAAGATGGCACCTAGCAAG tatGTGTGGTCAGGTGAGCCTGTGATCGCCATGTCGGGAGTGGACGGTCAGGTGACGGATGTGCAGATTTGGGACTACCCGCTTTCATACAATGACATCTTCAATTACATGACCCCACACAACTACGG CTGGCCCAGAGGCTCTGTGCTGACGTGGTCCGACATTCGGTATACGGCGACAGGGCGCGTCCTGCTGGAGGACGTCTACGAGCAAAGGCAGGCGGCAAAGACCCGCAAGAAGAAAAAGGCAGCGCGGAAGAGCAAAAAGGAATGA
- the LOC127607773 gene encoding uncharacterized protein DKFZp434B061-like isoform X1 produces the protein MGKIKTTVYSISLMMMMMMMITETSVSSSKNEVADMFATAAPYNLNGKMFTLSSNGRRQAGVSFYPPYFTFHKNKVWADPTRVYPHGAYRSWAYRSWDGPTRPYRSWAYWTRANRSWPDPTRAYPTRAYRSWDSPTRPYRSWAYRTRANRSWPDPTRAYPTRAYPNSAYPTRAYPTRAYPTRAYRSWDSPTRPYRSWAYWTRANRSWPDPTRAYPTRAYRSWDSPTRPYRSWAYRTRANRSWPDPTRAYPTRAYPTRAYPTRAYPTRAYPTRAYPTSAYPSWTTEAPTKGVTVCLRYLLDSQTSSRDIFTLSPTSRAPLTLSSSYDGSDLMILSSVYWSMRLKANVRIWAGIRDDLWTRLCLTVDTVRGVVQVFSGSYMSIRKMAPSKYVWSGEPVIAMSGVDGQVTDVQIWDYPLSYNDIFNYMTPHNYGWPRGSVLTWSDIRYTATGRVLLEDVYEQRQAAKTRKKKKAARKSKKE, from the exons AtgggcaaaataaaaacaactgttTATTCCATCagcctgatgatgatgatgatgatgatgatcaccgAAACATCCGTCAGTTCCAGCAAAAATGAAGTCGCGGACATGTTTGCAACAG CTGCACCATACAACTTAAACGGAAAGATGTTCACGTTGTCTTCTAATGGTCGAAGACAAGCAGGAGTGTCTTTCTACCCGCCTTACTTCACTTTCCACAAGAACAAAGTTTGGGCCGACCCGACCAGGGTTTACCCACATGGAGCTTATCGCTCCTGGGCCTATCGATCCTGGGATGGCCCAACCAGACCATATCGCTCCTGGGCCTACTGGACTCGGGCCAATCGTTCCTGGCCAGACCCAACCAGGGCCTACCCAACCAGGGC CTATCGATCCTGGGATAGCCCAACCAGGCCATATCGCTCCTGGGCCTACCGGACTCGGGCCAATCGTTCCTGGCCAGACCCAACCAGGGCATACCCAACCAGGGCCTACCCAAACAGCGCCTACCCAACCAGGGCCTACCCAACCAGGGCCTACCCAACCAGGGCCTATCGATCCTGGGATAGCCCAACCAGGCCATATCGCTCCTGGGCCTACTGGACTCGGGCCAATCGTTCCTGGCCAGACCCAACCAGGGCCTACCCAACCAGGGCCTATCGATCCTGGGATAGCCCAACCAGGCCATATCGCTCCTGGGCCTACCGTACTCGGGCCAATCGTTCCTGGCCAGACCCAACCAGGGCTTACCCAACCAGGGCTTACCCAACCAGGGCCTACCCAACCAGGGCTTACCCAACCAGGGCCTACCCAACCAGGGCCTACCCAACCAGCGCCTACCCTAGCTGGACTACAGAAGCCCCCACTAAAG GTGTGACAGTGTGTCTGCGCTACTTGTTGGACAGCCAGACTTCATCCCGCGACATCTTCACCCTCAGCCCGACCAGCCGAGCCCCTTTGACACTGTCCTCAAGCTATGACGGCAGCGACCTGATGATCTTGAGCTCCGTATACTGGAGCATGAGGCTCAAGGCCAACGTGAGGATCTGGGCCGGAATCAGGGACGACCTGTGGACCAGACTGTGCCTCACCGTGGACACTGTCAGGGGAGTCGTGCAGGTCTTCAGCGGATCCTACATGAGCATCAGGAAGATGGCACCTAGCAAG tatGTGTGGTCAGGTGAGCCTGTGATCGCCATGTCGGGAGTGGACGGTCAGGTGACGGATGTGCAGATTTGGGACTACCCGCTTTCATACAATGACATCTTCAATTACATGACCCCACACAACTACGG CTGGCCCAGAGGCTCTGTGCTGACGTGGTCCGACATTCGGTATACGGCGACAGGGCGCGTCCTGCTGGAGGACGTCTACGAGCAAAGGCAGGCGGCAAAGACCCGCAAGAAGAAAAAGGCAGCGCGGAAGAGCAAAAAGGAATGA
- the LOC127607773 gene encoding uncharacterized protein LOC127607773 isoform X4 has protein sequence MGKIKTTVYSISLMMMMMMMITETSVSSSKNEVADMFATAAPYNLNGKMFTLSSNGRRQAGVSFYPPYFTFHKNKVWADPTRVYPHGAYRSWAYRSWDGPTRPYRSWAYWTRANRSWPDPTRAYPTRAYRSWDSPTRPYRSWAYWTRANRSWPDPTRAYPTRAYRSWDSPTRPYRSWAYRTRANRSWPDPTRAYPTRAYPTRAYPTRAYPTRAYPTRAYPTSAYPSWTTEAPTKGVTVCLRYLLDSQTSSRDIFTLSPTSRAPLTLSSSYDGSDLMILSSVYWSMRLKANVRIWAGIRDDLWTRLCLTVDTVRGVVQVFSGSYMSIRKMAPSKYVWSGEPVIAMSGVDGQVTDVQIWDYPLSYNDIFNYMTPHNYGWPRGSVLTWSDIRYTATGRVLLEDVYEQRQAAKTRKKKKAARKSKKE, from the exons AtgggcaaaataaaaacaactgttTATTCCATCagcctgatgatgatgatgatgatgatgatcaccgAAACATCCGTCAGTTCCAGCAAAAATGAAGTCGCGGACATGTTTGCAACAG CTGCACCATACAACTTAAACGGAAAGATGTTCACGTTGTCTTCTAATGGTCGAAGACAAGCAGGAGTGTCTTTCTACCCGCCTTACTTCACTTTCCACAAGAACAAAGTTTGGGCCGACCCGACCAGGGTTTACCCACATGGAGCTTATCGCTCCTGGGCCTATCGATCCTGGGATGGCCCAACCAGACCATATCGCTCCTGGGCCTACTGGACTCGGGCCAATCGTTCCTGGCCAGACCCAACCAGGGCCTACCCAACCAGGGC CTATCGATCCTGGGATAGCCCAACCAGGCCATATCGCTCCTGGGCCTACTGGACTCGGGCCAATCGTTCCTGGCCAGACCCAACCAGGGCCTACCCAACCAGGGCCTATCGATCCTGGGATAGCCCAACCAGGCCATATCGCTCCTGGGCCTACCGTACTCGGGCCAATCGTTCCTGGCCAGACCCAACCAGGGCTTACCCAACCAGGGCTTACCCAACCAGGGCCTACCCAACCAGGGCTTACCCAACCAGGGCCTACCCAACCAGGGCCTACCCAACCAGCGCCTACCCTAGCTGGACTACAGAAGCCCCCACTAAAG GTGTGACAGTGTGTCTGCGCTACTTGTTGGACAGCCAGACTTCATCCCGCGACATCTTCACCCTCAGCCCGACCAGCCGAGCCCCTTTGACACTGTCCTCAAGCTATGACGGCAGCGACCTGATGATCTTGAGCTCCGTATACTGGAGCATGAGGCTCAAGGCCAACGTGAGGATCTGGGCCGGAATCAGGGACGACCTGTGGACCAGACTGTGCCTCACCGTGGACACTGTCAGGGGAGTCGTGCAGGTCTTCAGCGGATCCTACATGAGCATCAGGAAGATGGCACCTAGCAAG tatGTGTGGTCAGGTGAGCCTGTGATCGCCATGTCGGGAGTGGACGGTCAGGTGACGGATGTGCAGATTTGGGACTACCCGCTTTCATACAATGACATCTTCAATTACATGACCCCACACAACTACGG CTGGCCCAGAGGCTCTGTGCTGACGTGGTCCGACATTCGGTATACGGCGACAGGGCGCGTCCTGCTGGAGGACGTCTACGAGCAAAGGCAGGCGGCAAAGACCCGCAAGAAGAAAAAGGCAGCGCGGAAGAGCAAAAAGGAATGA
- the LOC127607773 gene encoding uncharacterized protein LOC127607773 isoform X6 translates to MGKIKTTVYSISLMMMMMMMITETSVSSSKNEVADMFATAAPYNLNGKMFTLSSNGRRQAGVSFYPPYFTFHKNKVWADPTRVYPHGAYRSRAYRSWDSPTRPYRSWAYWTRANRSWPDPTRAYPTRAYRSWDSPTRPYRSWAYRTRANRSWPDPTRAYPTRAYPTRAYPTRAYPTRAYPTRAYPTSAYPSWTTEAPTKGVTVCLRYLLDSQTSSRDIFTLSPTSRAPLTLSSSYDGSDLMILSSVYWSMRLKANVRIWAGIRDDLWTRLCLTVDTVRGVVQVFSGSYMSIRKMAPSKYVWSGEPVIAMSGVDGQVTDVQIWDYPLSYNDIFNYMTPHNYGWPRGSVLTWSDIRYTATGRVLLEDVYEQRQAAKTRKKKKAARKSKKE, encoded by the exons AtgggcaaaataaaaacaactgttTATTCCATCagcctgatgatgatgatgatgatgatgatcaccgAAACATCCGTCAGTTCCAGCAAAAATGAAGTCGCGGACATGTTTGCAACAG CTGCACCATACAACTTAAACGGAAAGATGTTCACGTTGTCTTCTAATGGTCGAAGACAAGCAGGAGTGTCTTTCTACCCGCCTTACTTCACTTTCCACAAGAACAAAGTTTGGGCCGACCCGACCAGGGTTTACCCACATGGAGCTTATCGCTC CAGGGCCTATCGATCCTGGGATAGCCCAACCAGGCCATATCGCTCCTGGGCCTACTGGACTCGGGCCAATCGTTCCTGGCCAGACCCAACCAGGGCCTACCCAACCAGGGCCTATCGATCCTGGGATAGCCCAACCAGGCCATATCGCTCCTGGGCCTACCGTACTCGGGCCAATCGTTCCTGGCCAGACCCAACCAGGGCTTACCCAACCAGGGCTTACCCAACCAGGGCCTACCCAACCAGGGCTTACCCAACCAGGGCCTACCCAACCAGGGCCTACCCAACCAGCGCCTACCCTAGCTGGACTACAGAAGCCCCCACTAAAG GTGTGACAGTGTGTCTGCGCTACTTGTTGGACAGCCAGACTTCATCCCGCGACATCTTCACCCTCAGCCCGACCAGCCGAGCCCCTTTGACACTGTCCTCAAGCTATGACGGCAGCGACCTGATGATCTTGAGCTCCGTATACTGGAGCATGAGGCTCAAGGCCAACGTGAGGATCTGGGCCGGAATCAGGGACGACCTGTGGACCAGACTGTGCCTCACCGTGGACACTGTCAGGGGAGTCGTGCAGGTCTTCAGCGGATCCTACATGAGCATCAGGAAGATGGCACCTAGCAAG tatGTGTGGTCAGGTGAGCCTGTGATCGCCATGTCGGGAGTGGACGGTCAGGTGACGGATGTGCAGATTTGGGACTACCCGCTTTCATACAATGACATCTTCAATTACATGACCCCACACAACTACGG CTGGCCCAGAGGCTCTGTGCTGACGTGGTCCGACATTCGGTATACGGCGACAGGGCGCGTCCTGCTGGAGGACGTCTACGAGCAAAGGCAGGCGGCAAAGACCCGCAAGAAGAAAAAGGCAGCGCGGAAGAGCAAAAAGGAATGA
- the LOC127607773 gene encoding uncharacterized protein LOC127607773 isoform X7 yields MGKIKTTVYSISLMMMMMMMITETSVSSSKNEVADMFATAAPYNLNGKMFTLSSNGRRQAGVSFYPPYFTFHKNKVWADPTRVYPHGAYRSWAYRSRAYPTRAYRSWDSPTRPYRSWAYRTRANRSWPDPTRAYPTRAYPTRAYPTRAYPTRAYPTRAYPTSAYPSWTTEAPTKGVTVCLRYLLDSQTSSRDIFTLSPTSRAPLTLSSSYDGSDLMILSSVYWSMRLKANVRIWAGIRDDLWTRLCLTVDTVRGVVQVFSGSYMSIRKMAPSKYVWSGEPVIAMSGVDGQVTDVQIWDYPLSYNDIFNYMTPHNYGWPRGSVLTWSDIRYTATGRVLLEDVYEQRQAAKTRKKKKAARKSKKE; encoded by the exons AtgggcaaaataaaaacaactgttTATTCCATCagcctgatgatgatgatgatgatgatgatcaccgAAACATCCGTCAGTTCCAGCAAAAATGAAGTCGCGGACATGTTTGCAACAG CTGCACCATACAACTTAAACGGAAAGATGTTCACGTTGTCTTCTAATGGTCGAAGACAAGCAGGAGTGTCTTTCTACCCGCCTTACTTCACTTTCCACAAGAACAAAGTTTGGGCCGACCCGACCAGGGTTTACCCACATGGAGCTTATCGCTCCTGGGCCTATCGATC CAGGGCCTACCCAACCAGGGCCTATCGATCCTGGGATAGCCCAACCAGGCCATATCGCTCCTGGGCCTACCGTACTCGGGCCAATCGTTCCTGGCCAGACCCAACCAGGGCTTACCCAACCAGGGCTTACCCAACCAGGGCCTACCCAACCAGGGCTTACCCAACCAGGGCCTACCCAACCAGGGCCTACCCAACCAGCGCCTACCCTAGCTGGACTACAGAAGCCCCCACTAAAG GTGTGACAGTGTGTCTGCGCTACTTGTTGGACAGCCAGACTTCATCCCGCGACATCTTCACCCTCAGCCCGACCAGCCGAGCCCCTTTGACACTGTCCTCAAGCTATGACGGCAGCGACCTGATGATCTTGAGCTCCGTATACTGGAGCATGAGGCTCAAGGCCAACGTGAGGATCTGGGCCGGAATCAGGGACGACCTGTGGACCAGACTGTGCCTCACCGTGGACACTGTCAGGGGAGTCGTGCAGGTCTTCAGCGGATCCTACATGAGCATCAGGAAGATGGCACCTAGCAAG tatGTGTGGTCAGGTGAGCCTGTGATCGCCATGTCGGGAGTGGACGGTCAGGTGACGGATGTGCAGATTTGGGACTACCCGCTTTCATACAATGACATCTTCAATTACATGACCCCACACAACTACGG CTGGCCCAGAGGCTCTGTGCTGACGTGGTCCGACATTCGGTATACGGCGACAGGGCGCGTCCTGCTGGAGGACGTCTACGAGCAAAGGCAGGCGGCAAAGACCCGCAAGAAGAAAAAGGCAGCGCGGAAGAGCAAAAAGGAATGA
- the LOC127607773 gene encoding uncharacterized protein LOC127607773 isoform X2 translates to MGKIKTTVYSISLMMMMMMMITETSVSSSKNEVADMFATAAPYNLNGKMFTLSSNGRRQAGVSFYPPYFTFHKNKVWADPTRVYPHGAYRSWAYRSRAYPTRAYRSWDSPTRPYRSWAYRTRANRSWPDPTRAYPTRAYPNSAYPTRAYPTRAYPTRAYRSWDSPTRPYRSWAYWTRANRSWPDPTRAYPTRAYRSWDSPTRPYRSWAYRTRANRSWPDPTRAYPTRAYPTRAYPTRAYPTRAYPTRAYPTSAYPSWTTEAPTKGVTVCLRYLLDSQTSSRDIFTLSPTSRAPLTLSSSYDGSDLMILSSVYWSMRLKANVRIWAGIRDDLWTRLCLTVDTVRGVVQVFSGSYMSIRKMAPSKYVWSGEPVIAMSGVDGQVTDVQIWDYPLSYNDIFNYMTPHNYGWPRGSVLTWSDIRYTATGRVLLEDVYEQRQAAKTRKKKKAARKSKKE, encoded by the exons AtgggcaaaataaaaacaactgttTATTCCATCagcctgatgatgatgatgatgatgatgatcaccgAAACATCCGTCAGTTCCAGCAAAAATGAAGTCGCGGACATGTTTGCAACAG CTGCACCATACAACTTAAACGGAAAGATGTTCACGTTGTCTTCTAATGGTCGAAGACAAGCAGGAGTGTCTTTCTACCCGCCTTACTTCACTTTCCACAAGAACAAAGTTTGGGCCGACCCGACCAGGGTTTACCCACATGGAGCTTATCGCTCCTGGGCCTATCGATC CAGGGCCTACCCAACCAGGGCCTATCGATCCTGGGATAGCCCAACCAGGCCATATCGCTCCTGGGCCTACCGGACTCGGGCCAATCGTTCCTGGCCAGACCCAACCAGGGCATACCCAACCAGGGCCTACCCAAACAGCGCCTACCCAACCAGGGCCTACCCAACCAGGGCCTACCCAACCAGGGCCTATCGATCCTGGGATAGCCCAACCAGGCCATATCGCTCCTGGGCCTACTGGACTCGGGCCAATCGTTCCTGGCCAGACCCAACCAGGGCCTACCCAACCAGGGCCTATCGATCCTGGGATAGCCCAACCAGGCCATATCGCTCCTGGGCCTACCGTACTCGGGCCAATCGTTCCTGGCCAGACCCAACCAGGGCTTACCCAACCAGGGCTTACCCAACCAGGGCCTACCCAACCAGGGCTTACCCAACCAGGGCCTACCCAACCAGGGCCTACCCAACCAGCGCCTACCCTAGCTGGACTACAGAAGCCCCCACTAAAG GTGTGACAGTGTGTCTGCGCTACTTGTTGGACAGCCAGACTTCATCCCGCGACATCTTCACCCTCAGCCCGACCAGCCGAGCCCCTTTGACACTGTCCTCAAGCTATGACGGCAGCGACCTGATGATCTTGAGCTCCGTATACTGGAGCATGAGGCTCAAGGCCAACGTGAGGATCTGGGCCGGAATCAGGGACGACCTGTGGACCAGACTGTGCCTCACCGTGGACACTGTCAGGGGAGTCGTGCAGGTCTTCAGCGGATCCTACATGAGCATCAGGAAGATGGCACCTAGCAAG tatGTGTGGTCAGGTGAGCCTGTGATCGCCATGTCGGGAGTGGACGGTCAGGTGACGGATGTGCAGATTTGGGACTACCCGCTTTCATACAATGACATCTTCAATTACATGACCCCACACAACTACGG CTGGCCCAGAGGCTCTGTGCTGACGTGGTCCGACATTCGGTATACGGCGACAGGGCGCGTCCTGCTGGAGGACGTCTACGAGCAAAGGCAGGCGGCAAAGACCCGCAAGAAGAAAAAGGCAGCGCGGAAGAGCAAAAAGGAATGA
- the LOC127607780 gene encoding ADP-ribosylation factor 4-like, whose amino-acid sequence MTRIYTHTPSQPIKAHTPPRTPIDHRATTQRSFEEDTLSTTMGVFISRLFSMFTAKTPARILMVGLDAAGKTTLLYRLKLAEVVTTIPTVGFNVETVEYKNISFTVWDVGGQTVIRPLWRHYYTNTNGVIFVVDSNDPQRLKEASEELHRILEEDELRKVALLVFANKQDLPQAMTVAQVSDGLCLSGVTQPYYIQASCAVSGSGLVEGLDWLSKQIVKQF is encoded by the exons atgacgcgcatatacacacacaccccgTCCCAGCCTATAAAGGCACACACACCACCAAGGACCCCCATTGACCACAGAGCAACAACACAAAGATCATTCGAAGAGGACACGCTGAGCACAACTATGGGCGTCTTCATTTCGCGACTTTTCTCCATGTTTACTGCCAAAACTCCAGCCAGGATTCTCATGG TGGGTCTGGATGCTGCCGGTAAAACAACTTTGCTGTACAGATTGAAGCTGGCTGAGGTGGTCACTACCATCCCCACTGTGG GGTTTAACGTGGAAACAGTTGAATATAAAAATATCTCCTTCACTGTTTGGGACGTCGGTGGGCAAACTGTCATCAGACCGCTATGGAGACACTACTACACAAACACTAAT GGTGTCATCTTTGTGGTGGACAGTAATGACCCCCAGAGACTCAAAGAGGCATCTGAAGAGCTGCATAGGATC CTGGAAGAGGACGAGCTGAGAAAGGTGGCGCTGCTGGTGTTTGCCAACAAGCAGGACCTTCCTCAAGCCATGACAGTCGCTCAGGTCAGCGACGGCCTGTGCCTGTCGGGGGTCACGCAGCCG TATTATATTCAGGCGTCCTGCGCGGTGAGCGGGTCAGGTCTGGTTGAAGGTCTGGATTGGCTCTCGAAGCAGATCGTGAAGCAGTTTTAG